The following are encoded in a window of Candidatus Methylomirabilota bacterium genomic DNA:
- a CDS encoding 30S ribosomal protein S13, translating to MARIAGVDLPREKRLEVALTYIYGIGRSASYKILRDSGVSPDVRVKDLTEEEITKLRRTIEGNYRVEGDLRREVSMNIKRLMDIGAYRGLRHRRGLPVRGQRTSTNARTRKGPRRTVGAKSKKT from the coding sequence CGGGGTAGACCTTCCGAGAGAAAAACGACTCGAGGTTGCGCTGACCTATATCTATGGTATAGGCCGCTCGGCTTCCTACAAGATCTTGCGGGACTCAGGGGTGAGCCCGGATGTTCGCGTCAAGGATCTGACCGAGGAAGAGATTACGAAGCTGCGGCGAACCATTGAGGGCAACTATAGGGTGGAAGGAGACCTGAGGCGCGAGGTCTCCATGAATATCAAGCGGCTCATGGATATCGGCGCGTACCGCGGCCTCAGGCACCGGCGGGGTCTCCCGGTTCGCGGCCAGCGAACCAGTACCAACGCCCGGACCCGCAAGGGTCCTCGTCGGACGGTCGGCGCGAAGAGTAAGAAAACATAG
- a CDS encoding 30S ribosomal protein S4, which produces MARYRDPVCKLCRREGMKLFLKGDRCFSANCAIEKRNYAPGMHGQRRTKVSDYCRQLREKQKMRRIYGVLETQFRKYFRLAERQSGITGENLVRILEQRLDSVVHRLGFAASRAQARLLITHGHIIVNGRKTDIASYRVRPGDIIEVRPKSREMSAIQAALEGAKRRGLPSWLELDATNMKGTVRSMPSREEIAIPVEEQLIVALYSK; this is translated from the coding sequence GTGGCTAGATATCGGGATCCCGTGTGTAAGCTCTGTAGACGCGAGGGGATGAAGCTGTTTTTGAAGGGGGATCGATGTTTCTCCGCCAACTGCGCGATCGAGAAGCGTAACTACGCTCCCGGTATGCATGGCCAGCGACGGACCAAGGTGTCCGACTACTGCCGGCAACTCCGCGAAAAGCAGAAGATGCGCCGAATCTATGGCGTCCTGGAAACCCAGTTCCGGAAATATTTCCGTCTGGCCGAGCGACAGAGTGGGATTACCGGTGAAAACCTCGTCAGGATTCTGGAGCAGCGACTGGATAGTGTGGTTCATCGTCTTGGATTTGCCGCATCCCGCGCACAGGCGCGGCTATTGATCACTCACGGTCACATCATCGTCAATGGGCGAAAAACGGACATTGCGTCCTACCGGGTGCGTCCGGGTGACATCATCGAGGTCCGTCCCAAGAGTCGCGAAATGTCGGCCATTCAGGCGGCTCTTGAAGGGGCCAAGCGGCGTGGGTTGCCGAGTTGGCTGGAGCTTGATGCGACGAACATGAAAGGGACTGTCCGATCGATGCCATCCCGGGAGGAGATCGCTATCCCCGTGGAGGAACAGTTGATCGTCGCGCTGTACTCCAAATAA
- a CDS encoding 50S ribosomal protein L17, producing the protein MRHRKAGRKLGRTTAHREMLLRNLLTSLFHYEKIVTTEAKAKELRKLADKVITLAKRGDLHARRQAAEVVQDEDVLKKLFDSIGSRYKDRNGGYTRLTKLEYRMGDGAPLAAIELAEVGAAIAVAAAPAKRRGRRGDKGQTPKPRPAEPTAAPPPGA; encoded by the coding sequence ATGCGACATAGGAAAGCTGGGAGGAAGCTCGGCCGCACCACGGCTCATCGCGAGATGCTCCTCCGCAATCTGCTGACATCACTCTTTCATTACGAGAAGATCGTGACGACTGAGGCGAAGGCCAAGGAGTTGCGCAAGCTGGCGGATAAGGTGATTACGCTGGCCAAGCGTGGCGATTTGCATGCGCGTCGGCAGGCGGCCGAGGTTGTGCAGGATGAAGATGTCTTGAAAAAGCTGTTCGACTCCATCGGGAGCCGCTATAAGGATCGGAACGGCGGCTATACGAGGCTGACTAAGCTGGAGTACAGAATGGGGGACGGCGCCCCACTGGCGGCCATCGAGCTGGCAGAGGTCGGTGCCGCGATTGCGGTCGCGGCGGCGCCGGCCAAGCGTCGCGGTCGGCGTGGAGACAAAGGGCAGACGCCGAAGCCAAGGCCGGCCGAACCCACAGCGGCCCCTCCGCCCGGCGCCTAG
- a CDS encoding DNA-directed RNA polymerase subunit alpha: MIQKFKSIQKPKRLDCELESLTSTYGKFYAEPFERGFGLTIGNALRRILLSAIEGAAVTTVRIAGALHEFSTIPGVKEDVTDIILNLKGLRFRLHVDQPKTLHLKAFSEGEIRAEHITPDPDVEILNPDRHIATLEQDGKLELELEVRHGRGYAPAERNKREGQPVDVIAIDSIFSPIRKVNFLVEDTRVGQITDYNKLTMEVWTDGSILPRDAIAYAAKILKDHLGIFTNFEEEPEGEGIVIDEAKKQLLDNLNRSVDELELSVRSANCLKHSEIRYIYELVVKSEAEMLKTKNFGRKSLNEIKEILAGMGLTLGMKLEGLPVGESIGKRGEKPSKALTGA; encoded by the coding sequence ATGATCCAGAAGTTTAAAAGCATCCAGAAGCCCAAGCGGCTGGACTGCGAGCTGGAGTCTCTGACGAGCACATACGGCAAGTTTTATGCGGAACCCTTCGAGCGTGGGTTTGGATTGACCATTGGGAACGCGCTTCGGCGTATTCTCCTCTCTGCCATTGAGGGGGCTGCGGTCACGACCGTTCGAATCGCCGGGGCGCTGCACGAGTTTTCGACCATTCCAGGGGTGAAGGAGGATGTGACCGATATCATCCTGAACCTCAAGGGTCTACGATTCCGGCTTCACGTGGACCAGCCGAAGACCCTGCACCTGAAGGCGTTTTCAGAGGGCGAAATTCGAGCCGAACATATCACACCGGATCCCGACGTCGAGATCTTGAATCCTGATCGGCACATTGCAACCTTGGAGCAGGATGGCAAACTTGAGTTGGAGCTGGAGGTACGCCATGGCCGAGGCTATGCTCCGGCCGAGCGTAACAAGCGGGAGGGCCAACCGGTTGATGTCATCGCGATAGACTCTATCTTTTCCCCGATCCGGAAGGTCAATTTCCTCGTTGAAGACACCCGTGTCGGCCAGATCACCGACTACAACAAACTGACTATGGAAGTCTGGACCGACGGCAGTATCCTGCCTCGTGATGCGATCGCCTATGCCGCCAAGATCCTCAAGGATCACCTTGGCATATTCACCAACTTTGAAGAGGAGCCGGAGGGTGAGGGGATTGTCATCGACGAGGCCAAGAAGCAGCTTCTGGACAACCTGAATCGAAGTGTCGATGAGCTGGAGCTCTCGGTGCGATCTGCCAATTGCTTGAAGCACTCGGAGATTCGATATATCTATGAGTTGGTCGTCAAGAGCGAGGCCGAGATGTTGAAGACCAAAAATTTCGGTCGGAAGTCGCTGAATGAGATCAAAGAGATCCTTGCCGGTATGGGATTAACCTTAGGAATGAAACTGGAAGGCCTCCCTGTTGGCGAGTCTATTGGGAAACGAGGGGAGAAACCCTCGAAGGCCTTAACGGGGGCCTGA
- a CDS encoding 30S ribosomal protein S11: MAEEAKPRRSAGRSGGRRETKNIAHGIACVQATFNNTIVTITDVTGNVVAWASAGSVGFKGSRKSTPFAAQRAADSAAQKAMGHGMKEVKVYVKGPGAGREAAIRALQAAGMEIVAIKDVTPIPHNGCRPSKRRRV; this comes from the coding sequence ATGGCGGAAGAGGCAAAACCGAGACGTTCGGCAGGACGATCGGGGGGCAGGAGAGAGACCAAGAATATCGCGCACGGGATTGCGTGCGTCCAGGCGACGTTCAACAATACCATCGTCACCATCACCGATGTGACGGGCAACGTCGTGGCTTGGGCAAGCGCCGGTTCGGTGGGGTTCAAGGGATCGCGCAAGAGTACGCCATTTGCCGCACAGAGGGCTGCGGACAGCGCCGCCCAGAAGGCGATGGGCCATGGTATGAAAGAGGTCAAGGTCTATGTGAAGGGTCCGGGTGCGGGTCGAGAGGCAGCCATTCGAGCCTTGCAGGCCGCGGGTATGGAGATTGTCGCCATTAAGGACGTCACGCCGATTCCGCACAACGGTTGCAGACCGTCGAAACGGAGACGTGTATGA